The Candidatus Hydrogenedentota bacterium genome has a segment encoding these proteins:
- a CDS encoding aconitate hydratase, whose translation MVFELDHIHFFYLSLAEKVELGRALWGRPLTLSEKILFAHAWDTPVTEPYRRGKDYVHFGPDRVAMQDATAQMAMLQFMQAGKNRTAVPTTIHCDHLIVAEKGANPDLAKALASNKEVYDFLASVSNKYGIGFWKPGAGII comes from the coding sequence ATGGTTTTTGAACTGGATCACATACATTTTTTTTATCTGTCTTTAGCCGAAAAAGTTGAACTTGGCCGTGCCCTCTGGGGGCGCCCCCTGACGCTGTCCGAAAAAATTCTCTTCGCCCACGCATGGGATACGCCCGTGACCGAGCCGTACCGGCGTGGCAAGGACTATGTCCATTTCGGTCCGGATCGTGTGGCGATGCAAGATGCAACGGCCCAAATGGCGATGTTGCAGTTTATGCAAGCCGGTAAAAACCGCACCGCCGTTCCCACCACGATTCATTGCGACCATCTCATTGTGGCTGAAAAAGGAGCCAATCCTGATCTTGCCAAGGCGCTTGCTTCGAATAAAGAGGTGTATGATTTTCTCGCTTCCGTTTCGAATAAATACGGGATCGGTTTTTGGAAACCCGGAGCGGGCATTATTC